One Triplophysa rosa linkage group LG9, Trosa_1v2, whole genome shotgun sequence genomic window carries:
- the ccar1 gene encoding cell division cycle and apoptosis regulator protein 1 isoform X3: protein MAQFGGQKNPPWAAQFATAVSQPGHTGQSIDLNSLHSLGVQQPSLLGASPMYSQQSALAAASLNTQSAANYQLSQQTAALQQQAAAAAAAALQQSQINSALQQYQQQQQQQQQQQQQQPPPQAPPPQPPPQQTLYNIPHQLPQPQQALLSQPPVALPTSLSLSNPQQTAQITVSYPTPRSSHQQQTQPQKQRVFTGVVSKLHDTFGFVDEDVFFQLSAVKGKTPQVGDRVLVEAVYNPNMPFKWNAQRIQTLPQLSNQTHQLPQPLPQVSQQLSSFYSEAGMPRFSDTHHSVDSRQNSQPPGPNMMKPGPTMLQSLPPPTTFSVPGQGPPPSLLQAQLSAASLTPLLHNPPQPLLPQPPPKESVFSGGLLQPPVRMIPQPQQVRRVDPSPRFPSRSDRPELILRKDDRSRERERERRRSRERSPTRKRSRDRSPRRERSPRRPRRVVPRYTVQFSKFSLDGYNCDVMELRQRYQSLYIPSDFFDAVFTWVDAFPVTRPFTFGNYCNFHIMHKEVDSLVKNTAVLDPPDANHTYSAKVMLLANPTLDELYHKSCALAEDPSDLRDSFQHPARLIKFLVGMRGKDEAMAIGGHWSPSLDGADPENDPSVLIKTAIRCCRSLTGIDLSLCTQWYRFAEIRYHRPEETHKGRTVPAHVETVVLFLPDVWHCLPTRSEWEGLSRGLKEQLAEKLLAERKEADGEQEEEDKDEDDLKEVTTPTHWSKLDPKSMKVNDLRKELESRTLSSKGLKSQLIARLTKQLKVEEQVEESKEPEKPEPPSVEEDEVCRVEDDREEEERKRQEEQERQRRERRYVLPDEPTILVHPNFAAKNGKFDCSIMSLSVLLDYRLEDNKEHSFEVSLFAELFNEMLQRDFGFRIYKTLASLPHKDERRDKKDKARKDAEKRDLKKEKDEENGEPVSKRMRDEDDRRKDEEKERGIKREESKDEDENEDGSSNNNADEYDPMEAEDADDYDDDDKDDEDSNGRDRRDDRRDDRKPKDRPSKDKDEKKKQMVTFNKDLLMAFVYFDQSHCGYLLEKDLEEIMYTLGLHLSRAQVKKLLNKPMVKESCYYRKLTDRPKDEPSPTLTSNAHIDNLLGNKTLLSNQKSKQKSEGVSESGSLIVYNGAMVDVGSMMQKLEKSEKSREEIEQKLMQQDIKMEENSKSMAELEAANHSLRRELEEVKSNLKETENSLQSSDQQKGSYEQQLHSTVSNLDSVMKEIQSVLTNVDRSKDGNRKTQANGSDE, encoded by the exons ATGGCCCAGTTCGGAGGGCAGAAGAACCCTCCATGGGCGGCTCAGTTTGCAACTGCGGTATCACAGCCCGGCCACACAGGGCAGTCCATTGACCTGAACAGTTTACACT ctctaGGGGTACAGCAGCCGTCCCTCTTGGGTGCGTCCCCTATGTACTCTCAGCAGTCAGCATTAGCCGCAGCCTCCCTCAACACACAGTCTGCCGCTAACTACCAGCTCTCGCAGCAGACTGCAGCTCTCCAGCAGCAGGCCGCTGCAGCTGCAGCTGCTGCATTACAACAG tctcAGATCAATTCAGCCCTGCAGCAGtatcagcagcagcagcagcagcagcagcagcagcaacaacagcAGCCGCCACCCCAAGCCCCCCCGCCGCAGCCTCCCCCTCAACAGACCCTTTACAACATCCCTCATCAG CTTCCACAACCTCAACAAGCCCTGCTTTCACAG CCCCCTGTTGCCTTGCCCACCAGCCTGAGCCTGTCGAACCCGCAGCAGACGGCACAGATCACTGTGTCCTACCCGACGCCTCGCTCCAGCCACCAGCAGCAGACCCAACCCCAAAAGCAGCGTGTTTTCACAGGGGTTGTTAGCAAGCTGCATGATACCTTTGGCTTTGTAGATGAAGATGTCTTCTTCCAGCTCAG TGCCGTTAAGGGAAAAACACCACAAGTGGGCGATCGCGTTCTGGTGGAGGCCGTCTACAATCCCAACATGCCTTTCAAATGGAACGCCCAGCGCATCCAGACCTTACCTCAGCTGTCCAACCAAACG CACCAGCTGCCCCAGCCCTTACCTCAGGTTTCCCAACAGCTGTCCAGCTTTTACTCGGAAGCAGGAATGCCACGCTTCTCTGACACACACCATTCGGTGGATTCAAGACAAAAT AGTCAACCCCCAGGCCCAAACATGATGAAACCAGGTCCCACAATGCTGCAGTCTCTACCCCCGCCCACCACGTTCAGCGTCCCGGGCCAGGGACCTCCTCCATCGCTTCTACAAGCCCAGCTCTCCGCAGCCTCTCTGACACCACTGCTGCACAACCCACCACAACCCCTGCTGCCCCAGCCACCTCCTAAAG AGTCTGTGTTCTCAGGAGGTTTACTCCAGCCCCCAGTGCGCATGATACCTCAGCCCCAGCAGGTGAGGCGCGTGGACCCCTCTCCTCGCTTCCCCAGTCGAAGTGACCGACCAGAGCTCATCCTGAGGAAGGATGACCGCAG tcgggagagagaaagagaacgaAGAAGGTCAAGAGAACGTTCACCCACACGGAAACGTTCTAGAGACAGATCTCCTCGCAGAGAACGTTCTCCAAGACGGCCACGCAGAGTCGTACCAAGATATACCGTGCAGTTCTCAAAGTTCTCCCTCGATGG TTATAACTGTGATGTGATGGAGCTTCGCCAGAGGTATCAGAGCCTCTACATTCCCAGTGACTTCTTTGACGCTGTGTTTACCTGGGTGGATGCCTTCCCCGTAACACGACCTTTCACCTTTGGAAACTACTGTAACTTCCACATCATGCATAAAGAGGTGGACTCTCTGGTGAAGAACACGGCCGTGCTGGATCCACCTGACGCCAATCACACATATAGCGCAAAG GTGATGCTACTTGCCAACCCCACTTTAGATGAGTTGTATCATAAGTCCTGTGCATTGGCAGAAGATCCATCAGATCTGAGAGACTCCTTCCAGCACCCTGCCCGCCTCATCAAG TTCCTGGTGGGGATGAGGGGCAAAGACGAGGCCATGGCCATCGGGGGTCACTGGTCTCCTTCTTTGGACGGGGCTGACCCAGAAAACGATCCCTCGGTCCTTATAAAGACAGCCATACGATGTTGTAGGTCTCTAACAGGCATTGATCTGAGTTTGTGCACTCAGTG GTATCGTTTTGCAGAGATACGCTATCACCGCCCTGAGGAGACTCACAAAGGGCGGACAGTCCCCGCACATGTGGAGACAGTGGTTTTATTTCTCCCGGATGTTTGGCATTGTCTTCCTACCCGCTCAGAGTGGGAGGGCCTGTCCCGCGGACTCAAGGAGCAGCTGGCAGAGAAACTCCTGGCCGAACGGAAGGAGGCTGATGGAGAACAG GAGGAGGAGGATAAAGACGAAGACGATTTGAAGGAGGTCACTACGCCGACTCACTGGTCTAAGCTAGATCCCAAATCCATGAAG GTGAATGATTTGAGGAAAGAGCTGGAGAGCCGCACGCTGAGCTCTAAAGGACTGAAGTCCCAGTTGATCGCTCGGCTTACCAAACAGCTGAAGGTGGAGGAGCAGGTTGAGGAGTCCAAGGAGCCAGAGAAACCTGAACCTCCTAGCGTAGAGGAGGACGAAGTCTGCAGAGTGGAGGATGACAGAGAG GAGGAGGAGCGAAAGCGGCAGGAAGAGCAAGAACGTCAGCGCAGGGAGAGACGATATGTTCTACCGGATGAGCCGACCATTCTCGTCCACCCTAATTTTGCTGCCAAGAACGGCAAATTTGACTGCAGTATCATGTCGTTGAGTGTGCTGCTGGATTACAGACTGGAGGACAATAAAGAACATTCCTTTGAG GTTTCTTTGTTTGCTGAACTGTTCAATGAAATGCTTCAGCGAGACTTCGGCTTCAGGATCTACAAAACACTCGCTTCTCTTCCACACAAAGATGAGAGAAGAGACAAGAAAGACAAAGCTAGAAAAGACGCAGAAAAAAGGGACCTAAAGAAGGAGAAGGATGAAGAAAACGGAGAGCCGGTCTCTAAGAGAATGAGGGATGAAGATGACAGGAGGAAG GACGAGGAGAAGGAAAGAGGTATTAAGAGAGAAGAATCAAAAGATGAAGATGAAAATGAAGATGGGAGCAGCAACAACAATGCTGATGAATATGACCCCATGGAGGCAGAAGATGCAGATGACTATGACGATGATG ATAAAGACGATGAAGACTCTAATGGGAGAGACAGAAGAGACGACCGCAGAGATGACCGAAAACCTAAAGACCGACCATCGAAAGATAAA GATGAGAAGAAAAAGCAGATGGTGACATTTAACAAGGACCTCCTGATGGCATTCGTGTACTTCGATCAGAGTCACTGTGGCTACCTGCTGGAGAAGGACTTGGAGGAGATCATGTACACGCTGGGCTTGCATCTCTCACGAGCTCAG GTGAAGAAATTGTTAAACAAACCCATGGTCAAAGAGTCCTGCTATTATCGCAAGCTAACAGACCGACCGAAAGATGAACCCAGCCCGACGTTGACCTCTAACGCTCACATAGACAACCTTTTAG GTAACAAAACCTTGCTGTCCAACCAGAAGAGCAAGCAAAAATCAGAAGGCGTCAGCGAATCAGGTAGCCTGATCGTCTATAACGGAGCCATGGTGGATGTGGGTAGCATGATGCAGAAACTGGAGAAGAGTGAGAAGAGCAGAGAGGAAATCGAGCAGAAACTCATGCAGCAGGACATTAAAATGG aaGAGAATTCAAAGAGTATGGCAGAGCTGGAAGCAGCTAACCACAGTCTTCGCAGAGAGCTGGAGGAAGTGAAGAGCAATCTCAAAGAGACCGAGAACAGCCTGCAGTCCTCAGACCAGCAGAAAGGCAGCTATGAACAACAGCTTCACAGCACAGTCTCCAACCTCGACAGCGTCATGAAGGAGATCCAAAGTGTCCTAACAAAT GTTGATCGCTCAAAAGATGGTAACAGGAAAACTCAAGCGAATGGCTCAGACGAATAA